The following coding sequences lie in one Mycobacterium gordonae genomic window:
- a CDS encoding serine/threonine-protein kinase PknH/PknJ → MSDTQSSRVGSMFGPYELKRLLGRGGMGEVYEAEHTVKEWTVAVKVMTAEFSKDPVFRERMKREARIAGRLQEPHVVPIHDYGEIDGQMYLEMRLIEGTDLDSVLKRYGPLTPPRAVAIITQIASALDAAHSAGVMHRDVKPPNILVTRDDFAYLVDFGIASATTDEKLTKMGTAVGTWKYMAPERFSNDEVTYRADIYSLACVLYECLTGGPPYRADSAGSLVTAHLMNPVPQVSTARAGIPKSFDSVIARGMAKKPEDRYASAGDLALAAHEALSSPDQDHAENILRRSQEATLPGPPTAMSPPTMPAGALAPPQRPGPPSAPPPSSRPPAPQYSGSSGPSGPPGAAPGPAQQQRPSTPSGHPAWNPVSGPIPAAGPHPQNNPPYHQSGGWGAGPPSTPMSSGPIPSAWSQGHPPQPAPAKRNLWPIIAATAIVAVLVVAGVIIWQVAQPDPAPKLKPVAEDRLSSLLLTASEVNAVMGSSTMQPGKPITTVDSSPVTMSIPDCQGAVYGSQGPAYAGSGYTGISGLVSSEPGDSYDHWVNQAAVTFPTADKAKSFLQSSLNRWKGCAGKTVSVTNSGKTYRWTFSEVRGTSPKITVIDAQEGANGWECQRAMEVANNVIVDVNACGYQITDQGGQIADKIVAKVNKEK, encoded by the coding sequence ATGAGCGACACGCAGAGTTCGCGCGTCGGGTCGATGTTCGGGCCGTACGAACTCAAGCGGTTGCTGGGCCGCGGTGGGATGGGCGAGGTCTACGAAGCCGAGCACACCGTCAAGGAGTGGACGGTGGCCGTCAAGGTCATGACCGCTGAGTTCAGCAAGGACCCGGTCTTCCGGGAGCGCATGAAGCGCGAGGCCCGCATCGCCGGGCGCCTACAGGAACCGCACGTGGTGCCGATCCACGACTACGGCGAGATCGACGGCCAGATGTACCTCGAAATGCGTCTCATCGAGGGCACCGACCTGGACAGCGTGCTCAAACGTTACGGCCCGCTGACCCCGCCGCGCGCGGTCGCGATCATCACCCAGATCGCCTCAGCCCTGGATGCCGCGCACTCCGCCGGGGTCATGCACCGCGACGTCAAACCCCCCAACATCCTGGTCACCCGCGACGACTTCGCCTACCTGGTCGACTTCGGCATCGCCAGCGCCACCACCGACGAGAAGCTCACCAAGATGGGCACCGCCGTCGGGACCTGGAAATACATGGCCCCGGAACGGTTTTCCAACGACGAGGTCACCTACCGCGCCGACATCTACTCGCTGGCCTGCGTGCTCTACGAATGCCTGACCGGCGGTCCGCCGTACCGCGCCGACAGCGCGGGGTCCCTGGTCACGGCGCATTTGATGAACCCGGTTCCGCAGGTCAGCACCGCACGCGCCGGCATCCCCAAGAGCTTCGACTCCGTCATCGCCCGCGGCATGGCCAAAAAGCCCGAGGACCGCTACGCCAGTGCGGGTGACCTGGCGCTGGCCGCCCACGAAGCTCTGAGCTCGCCCGACCAGGACCACGCGGAGAACATCCTGCGTCGCAGCCAGGAAGCCACGCTGCCCGGTCCGCCGACCGCGATGTCGCCACCCACCATGCCCGCCGGCGCGCTCGCTCCGCCGCAGCGCCCGGGACCGCCAAGTGCCCCGCCACCATCGTCGCGGCCGCCCGCCCCGCAGTACAGCGGTAGCTCCGGACCGTCGGGGCCCCCAGGTGCGGCACCAGGTCCGGCACAGCAGCAGCGGCCGTCCACGCCGTCCGGCCATCCCGCGTGGAACCCCGTCAGTGGACCGATTCCGGCCGCGGGCCCGCACCCGCAGAACAATCCTCCGTATCACCAGAGCGGCGGTTGGGGCGCCGGACCGCCGAGCACGCCGATGTCATCTGGCCCGATCCCGTCGGCGTGGAGCCAGGGCCACCCGCCCCAGCCGGCACCAGCCAAGCGCAATCTTTGGCCCATCATCGCCGCAACCGCCATCGTGGCGGTGCTCGTCGTCGCGGGGGTGATCATCTGGCAAGTCGCCCAACCGGATCCGGCGCCCAAACTCAAACCCGTCGCCGAGGACCGGTTGAGTTCGCTGCTGCTGACGGCCTCAGAGGTCAACGCGGTGATGGGTTCATCGACGATGCAGCCCGGCAAGCCGATCACGACGGTGGACTCCTCACCGGTGACGATGTCGATCCCCGACTGCCAAGGTGCCGTGTACGGCAGTCAGGGTCCGGCGTATGCCGGTAGCGGCTACACCGGGATCAGCGGGTTGGTCTCGTCCGAGCCGGGTGACAGTTACGACCACTGGGTCAACCAGGCCGCCGTCACCTTTCCGACCGCAGACAAAGCAAAGTCTTTCCTGCAGAGCTCGCTGAACAGATGGAAGGGCTGCGCGGGCAAGACTGTCAGCGTCACCAACTCGGGCAAGACCTATCGATGGACCTTCTCCGAGGTCCGGGGGACCTCGCCGAAGATCACGGTGATCGACGCTCAGGAAGGCGCCA